CCCATTGATACGCGAGTTCCATAAACCAGGCGGATGAAAACATCGCGGCCCAATTCGTCTGTGCCGAAGAGGTGATAGGTATCAAAGCTCTTAAATAAAGATCCCAGTTCTTTGGCCTCTGGCGTGTCCAGGGCTTTTAATCCCGCAATAGCCTCAGGGATGTCTTTGTTTGCAAGGTCAAAGAGCGCATCCGTTGGATTTGCAGATTGAACAATGCCTTTTTCGATCAGCAGAGTTTGCAACTTCGCCGCAGAATCTGGGTGAGCTGCAATGAAGCGTTCCACTTCAGTTTCGCGCACGTCCGGACCGGCTTGCGCATGAGTCATCGGAGCCAAATAGCGATTTGCCACGTTCTGTGCATCGGGATCCAGGGCGGTAATGCTTTGGATCTGATTTGCAAAGATCGAAACCAGTAAAAGGAAAGAGATCACGAAGGCACTGACCACTGCGGGTTTATGATCCAGAAATTGATTCAGGACCATCTTCCACATGGGTTGGGCTTTTTCGAGATCAGCTCTGTCTTTATCAGACAATTGATGAGGCAATGTAATATCAGTCATAGTCATTTCGTTTCCTGACACGAGCACACCTATTTGTAAGCGATTCGAGGGTCGGCGAAGCCATATGAAATATCTGCGATCAAGTTCATAAGAAGAACCATCGCCACAGAGATCACAAATGAAATCATCGCTACGTTATAGTCATTACCAATAATAGAGTCGTAAACAAGTTTGCCCACACCTTGATAAGCAAAAACCGTCTCGGTCAATAAAGCACCAGAGAACAAGCTTGAAATGCTCACAGCAAGAATGGTGATCAATGGTATCAAAGCATTTCTAAAGCCATGCTGCCAGATCACAGTGTGGTTTGAGAGTCCTTTGGCGCGAGCAGTACGAATGAAATCATTGCGCATAGCTTCGGCCATGGAAGAACGAGTAAAACGAGAGAATCGACCGATCTGTTGGATCGACAAAGAAAGAACTGGCAAAACCAGATATTTCGAACGATCCAGAATATCAGCCCAGAAGCCCATTTCGCCTGCGCCTATAGTTTGTGTTCCACCTGCAGGGAAAAGAGGAATCTTAACTGCAAAAGCGATAATCAAAACGATAGCGAGCCAGAAGGAGGGAATAGAAATCCCACCAAAGGAGAGAAGGCTGACAAAGGTATCGAGTCGACTTCCTGGTTTGAGTGCAGAAAGAACGCCCAAAGGAACGGCGATAAGAATAGAAAGAGCCAAAGAGATAAATGAGAGCAGGAACGTATTCCATAGACGTGGGCCCATGAGTTCTTCCACGGGCACACGGTAAGTTCTGCTGTAACCAAGGTCACCAGTCAGAATGGAGCCCATCCAGCTGCCATAACGTTTGTAGATCGGTTGATCTAGTCCGTATAGTGCTTTCAGACGAGCCACGTCTTCTGCAGTGATCTTAGGGTTTGAGGCCACCATCATGTCTACCGGATCACCCGGCATTAAGCTCATTAAATAGAAGACCACGAAGGATAGTACAACTATCACAGCGAGGGTTTGTAAAATACGACGAGCAATAAATGTAGTCACAGGTAGGGTCCTCCGGTCGGCTGTTGAAAAAGGCTCATCTGACTGCGTTGTCGGGAGTTGTCCTCGCTCCGACGTACTGGAAGTACGCCTGCGCTGCGGGAACTCCCTCCGCCTTGCATATGAACCTTTTTGAACAGCCTTGGGTCTATGGTTCTTTTTTCTGGCTGGTTGGCTTTCGCCAACTCCGCCGTTTCTCCGGCTGCGCCGGAGTTTACAAACTAGTTTAGGTTCCAGTCTTCTACGTTGTTTGTTTCGTAGAATTGGTGACCAGTCATTTTGTAGTTTTTCAAGTTTTTCGGAGTCACTGAAATATCTGAACGATAGTAAAGTGGCAATACCGGAACTTCGTCAGTGTAGTATTTCAAAGTTGTTCCAACCAATTCAGCACGCTTCTTTGGATTGAATTCCAAATCCAAAGCATCAAGTGCCTTGTCTACGTTTGGATTGCTCCAGCCCATGAAGTTTTGGCCAGACCAGCTGTTTTTTGCAGTCGGAATTG
The nucleotide sequence above comes from Bdellovibrio svalbardensis. Encoded proteins:
- a CDS encoding ABC transporter permease → MTTFIARRILQTLAVIVVLSFVVFYLMSLMPGDPVDMMVASNPKITAEDVARLKALYGLDQPIYKRYGSWMGSILTGDLGYSRTYRVPVEELMGPRLWNTFLLSFISLALSILIAVPLGVLSALKPGSRLDTFVSLLSFGGISIPSFWLAIVLIIAFAVKIPLFPAGGTQTIGAGEMGFWADILDRSKYLVLPVLSLSIQQIGRFSRFTRSSMAEAMRNDFIRTARAKGLSNHTVIWQHGFRNALIPLITILAVSISSLFSGALLTETVFAYQGVGKLVYDSIIGNDYNVAMISFVISVAMVLLMNLIADISYGFADPRIAYK